GGCGGTTCGCTGCTGGGCCTGGCCGCGTTCGTGACCGTGGAACTGAAGGCCCCGGAGCCGCTGATCCCGTTGACTCTGTTCCGCAACCGGACCTTCACCTTCGCGGTGGTCGGGTCCCTCGCCGTCGGCGTCGCCATGTTCGGCACCACCGTGTTCCTGTCCCAGTACATGCAGCTGGCCCGCGGCGCATCTGCGACCATGTCCGGATTGATGACCATCCCGATGATGGCCGGCCTGCTGATTATCTCCACGATTGTGGGCCGGATGATCACCAAGAGCGGCAAGTGGAAGGCCTACGTGGTGGTCGGGTCCGTGCTGCTGACGGTGGGCCTTGTCCTCATGGGCACCATCGAATATGACACGAACTTCGGGCTCGTCTCCCTGTACATGTTCCTGCTCGGCGCCGGCGTGGGCATGGTGATGCAGAACCTCGTGCTCGTGGTGCAGAACGACGTTTCCACCCGGGATCTCGGCGTCGCCAGCTCCAGCATCAACTTCTTCCGTACTATCGGCGGCACCGTCGGTGTGTCCGCGCTGGGCGCGGTGCTGGCCACCCAGGTGACCGACCGGCTGGCCGAGAAGCAGGGCGAACTGACGGCTGCCATCGGCGCGCTGGGCGAGGAGGGCAAGGCGGTCGCCGCATCGCTGGCCTCCGGCAGCATCCCGGATGTGAATTCCCTGCCCGAATCCGTGCGTCTCATTGTGGAATCGGTGTACGGCTCCTCGGTGGCGCACATCTTCATGATCGCCGCTCCGCTGGGCGTCCTGACCCTGCTGGCTGTGCTCTTCCTGCCGAACCTGCCGCTGGGCAGCCTGACCCGGCACGAGAAGATGCAGGCAGAAGAAGCTGCTGCGGCGTCCGGGAAGGACTCCGGGACTACTGCAGAGACGGTAGCTGCCGTGTCCGAAGAGGCCGCCGGGCAGGATCCGGACGTTTCTGCGGGGAAGGATGTTCCGGCCGGAAAGAACAACGCATAGGGTGACGACGTCGGCAGCCGGGGACGCTGACAGCATCACCTTCGAGTCCGCCGTCCTGGAAGTGGAACGCGAGTTTTCCATGATGCTTGCCGCCGCGCGGGGGACGTTCAAGGATGCCGCCGCGGCGGTCCATCCGGGCCTGCAGCCGCTGGGGTTCACGGTGTTGATGACCCTGTACCGCGGCGGGGAATGTCCGCAGGGGAGCGTGGCCGAGGCGCTTCAGGTGGACAAGGCCCTGCTCAGCCGGACGGTGTCCCAGCTGGAAACCCTGGGCCTGGTGGTCCGCCGGGCGAACCCTGCCGACGGGCGGGTCCAGCTGCTGAATCTGACTCCGGAAGGTCGGGTCCGCTACGAGAACGCCCACTCTGCGAAGCGGGCCCTCCTGCGGGACCGGCTCGGGAGCTGGACTTCGACCGAGCTGCAGAACCTTACCGACCTGTTGAAGAAGCTCAACGAGCGGAACTGATTCCGGCAGCGGTTTCCGCCGCCAGGGGCAGGGACACCGTGAACTCGCTTCCCTGCCCCGGACTGCTGACGAAGCTCAGCTTTCCCCCGTGCGATTCCACAATGTTCTTGGTGATCACCAGGCCCAGGCCGACCCCGGGCACAGCCGAGGCAACAGCGCGGCGGGACCGGAAGAACTTGGTAAAGACCTTTTCCTGTTCGGCCTCGCTCATTCCGATCCCGGTATCTGCCACGGAAAGGCGGACCGCGTGCTCGTCCTTGCAGAGGCGGATTGTCACTGTTCCCCCGTCCGGCGAGTACTTCACGGCGTTGGACAGCAGGTTATCGACCACCTGTGCCAGTCGCTGCGGATCCGCATCAGCAGTCAGCGAGACCGGAATCTCCGACACCAGGTCCACCCGTCCCGCAGCAGCCTTCGGGGATACCGACACCACGCCTGCCCGCACGATTTCGGCCAGATTCACCGGTCGGCGGTCCATTTTGGTAGCACCGGACGCTACGGACAACAGATCGGACACCAGCGCCAACAGCCGTTCCGAGTTGCGCAGCGCAACATTCAGCGCCGAGGTCACCACCGGGGACAGTCCCTCCTCGTCCAGTGCGAGGTCAAGGTAACCCATGATCGAAGTCAGCGGGGTCCGCAGTTCGTGGGACACACTCGCCACGAATTCCTCCTGGGCCGCGACGGCATGGACCAACCGGCTGACGTCGCTGTAGACGATCACCGATCCGGAAACCACCCCTTCCGCCCTGATGGGCCGGGCGGAGACATTGAGGGCCAGCTGGTTTCCACGGTCCAAGGACCCGAACCATACCAACCGGTTCGAGAAGGACTCACCCGCGACGGCCCGCCTCACCGGACTCTCGACATCGGACAGGGGCGTGACGCGGTCCGGACCGAAAATCGGCCGGTCCCCGCCCGGGGCGATGTCCCCTTGGACCCTGTTCCAGGCGGACTGGAGATGGGCGTTTGTCAGCATGGTCCGGCCCTGCGCATCCACCACAAGCAGGCCGACGTCGATCGTGTTGAGCACCGTTTCCAGTAAGGCTTCGCGCTCCCTGCTCTTCGCCAGATTCGCCTGCAGGACGAGGTCTTTCTCCTCCAGTGCCTTCTGCTTTTCCCGGGTTTCTTCTTCCGCTGCGGCCCGCGCTGCTTCAGCCGCCTCGGCTTTGCGCAGGGCAGCCACCAGCTCCCGCTCGTAGAGCCTGCGTTCAGAGGCGTTAAAGACGGCGATCCGGTCCACGCCGGCCCCGTCTCGGGCGTCTTTTTCCTCCGTGCGCACGCCGGAGAGGAGAACCGGAATCAGGTCCCCGTCTGCGGACACCAGCTCCGCCGCCAT
This genomic stretch from Arthrobacter sp. zg-Y1110 harbors:
- a CDS encoding MDR family MFS transporter, with the protein product MSVSPAPQGAAPATRAEARAEAKRKHRAVLQALTGLLLGMFVSMLANTVVSTSLPVIISDLDGDQAAFTWVVTATLLATAVSTPIWGKLADLLNRKVLVQLALIIFIVASAAAGFAHNTDWLIAMRVVQGIGAGGLGALTQIVMADIVSPRERGRYMGLFGAVMALSTVGGPLIGGVITDTVNWRWNFYVAVPLAAVALVMIQKTLHLPPLKKRKVQIDYAGIVLLSASVSCLLIWVSLVGTDFGWASAATAWMVGGSLLGLAAFVTVELKAPEPLIPLTLFRNRTFTFAVVGSLAVGVAMFGTTVFLSQYMQLARGASATMSGLMTIPMMAGLLIISTIVGRMITKSGKWKAYVVVGSVLLTVGLVLMGTIEYDTNFGLVSLYMFLLGAGVGMVMQNLVLVVQNDVSTRDLGVASSSINFFRTIGGTVGVSALGAVLATQVTDRLAEKQGELTAAIGALGEEGKAVAASLASGSIPDVNSLPESVRLIVESVYGSSVAHIFMIAAPLGVLTLLAVLFLPNLPLGSLTRHEKMQAEEAAAASGKDSGTTAETVAAVSEEAAGQDPDVSAGKDVPAGKNNA
- a CDS encoding MarR family winged helix-turn-helix transcriptional regulator, with translation MTTSAAGDADSITFESAVLEVEREFSMMLAAARGTFKDAAAAVHPGLQPLGFTVLMTLYRGGECPQGSVAEALQVDKALLSRTVSQLETLGLVVRRANPADGRVQLLNLTPEGRVRYENAHSAKRALLRDRLGSWTSTELQNLTDLLKKLNERN
- a CDS encoding ATP-binding protein — encoded protein: MTGATSAAADGPQAGDGVYEEHFHAAASGYLVLTTDGTILDANQTLASWTGHSREGLLGGNIIDLMPLADQVVFTSYAVPQLAVAGCFNEMAAELVSADGDLIPVLLSGVRTEEKDARDGAGVDRIAVFNASERRLYERELVAALRKAEAAEAARAAAEEETREKQKALEEKDLVLQANLAKSREREALLETVLNTIDVGLLVVDAQGRTMLTNAHLQSAWNRVQGDIAPGGDRPIFGPDRVTPLSDVESPVRRAVAGESFSNRLVWFGSLDRGNQLALNVSARPIRAEGVVSGSVIVYSDVSRLVHAVAAQEEFVASVSHELRTPLTSIMGYLDLALDEEGLSPVVTSALNVALRNSERLLALVSDLLSVASGATKMDRRPVNLAEIVRAGVVSVSPKAAAGRVDLVSEIPVSLTADADPQRLAQVVDNLLSNAVKYSPDGGTVTIRLCKDEHAVRLSVADTGIGMSEAEQEKVFTKFFRSRRAVASAVPGVGLGLVITKNIVESHGGKLSFVSSPGQGSEFTVSLPLAAETAAGISSAR